The DNA region TTCGGCCTCTTTTTCCAGTTTGGCTATCCGCTCTCCGCTGTCACAACCCATCAGGGCCACCAGGGCGACGATTAGCAATATTTTCTTCATTCTATCATCCTTTCTATTAGATTCCCGCCTACGCGGGAATGACCACTTAAGCGTGGTCACTTATACACAACGCTGATGTCGTTCATGGCCCCCCAGCAGCGTTTGCAGAGGTTCTTGTTAGAAATCCCTTCGCCGTTGCAGGTGGCGCAGGGGGTGGATTTACGTTCTATGACATACATATACCGTTCGGCAAACAGCGCCTCCAGGAAGGTCTCTTTCTGCGCCTCATTGGCTTTTGCCCACCATTGCTCCGGGGCGATTAATTCGTTTTTCTGGACCGCCTTATCCCGGGCATCGGCAACGGCTTTTACCCGTTTTTGGTATTTGGCATATTCCTCGGGCGACATGGAAGCCGGCGGCGCCTGTTCCTCGGCGCTGATAATCCACGAGCCCTCGCCGTAAGACGCCTCGTACTTGGGCAGGTCGGCGTATTTTCCCGGCGAACGGTCGTTGATGATGGCGGTGATTCTTTCTTCAGTCATCTTGGTGTCCTTGACCAGTTTATCAACTATGAGCTTAAAAAGCATGGTGTTAACATAGGCATTGGCATCCTGGTAGGTCAAATCCTGCCCGCTGGTCTTCTTGACGAGCGCTTTCATGCTGGCGTAGTATTGCTGGGCGATTTTCTTTGCGGAGTCCTTCTGGGATTTGTCGTCCAGTGTCTTCTCGGCCTCGCGGAGCTTGTCCTCCAGGCGCCGGATTGATTTTTCGGTTTCGGCCGAAAGCGGACTGCCCTCTTTGCGCCATTCGGCCAGCAGGTTTTTCGCCTGTTCGAGTGACTTGGCGTCTTTATTGGCTATCAGGCCTTCTATTTCCGTTTCCCGGGAACGGCTGACATCCTGGTCCAGTTCGGCGATTTTCTGGGCGGCCCGGGCCTTGTAGGAATCAGCCAGTTCGGCGGCCTTGCGATAATGCTCCCGGGCCTTGTCATAGAGCTTTAAAAAAGTCTTGCAATACTCGGCCAGCTCGAAATTATCCGACGCCTTCTTGGGGTCGGCTGTCTTTGCCCTTTCGACATACCATTCCTGGGCGGTGTATACCTTGAGGGGATTTATCTTCACCGGGTCGACGCGCACGGCATCGCTGAGAACCACATTTTTTATGCCGGTTAACGTTTTTAGCCTGAGCTGGGCGGCGCTCTTTTCGACTGTCACGCCCTCGTATATCTGGCCGCTTTTGAGGTAGACCCGGGTGGCGTCGATATTATAGGAATCGCCGGCCAGCGAGGAAATCGCCAGCATTTTTTTCATCCGGTCGGCTTCCGCGCTGCTGAGATGCTGCCACTTGAGGCGGACAATCCCGTTATCCGGCCAGGATTTCAGTTCAAATCCCTGGTCGTCGGACGAGATGATTTCCCCGGTCAGGTATGAACCGTTCTTGAGTTCAACAGTGAGCGGCCATGCCGGTCCGGCGGCCAGGAATACCAGAACGGCGACCGTAATAAAAACGATGGCAATATTTTTGTTCGGCATCATTCAAATAATTGCGGCGCGATATTGCGCGTGTAATTTTTCAGGTACTTTTCGATTTCCGCCACCGAATCAAAAGCGAATATATTATCGACGATTTTTTTCGCCTCGTCAAGGGTTATCGACCTAATAATTTTCTTTATTTCCGGAATCACGACCGGTGAAACGCTGAATTCCCTCAATCCCATGCCGAGCAGGAGAACCGTGTAAATCCAGTCCCCGGCCATCTCCCCGCACATGGAGACCGGTTTATTGTGCTTTCTGCCCTGGTCAATGACATACTTTATCAGCCGGAGAACGGCCGGATGGGAAGGCTGGTATAAATAGCCGACCTTTTCGTTGGTCCGGTCCACGGCCAGGGTGTATTGAATCAGGTCGTTGGTGCCGATGCTGCAGAAATCGACTTCGCGCATCAGGATATCGGCCATTATCGCCGCCGAAGGTATTTCGATCATCACCCCAACTTTGATATTTTCATCGAAGGGAATCCTTCTCTTGCGCAAGTCGGCTTTTACCTGTTCCAGGATATCCTTGGCCTGCCTGATTTCGTCGATGGTTGAGACCATCGGGAACATGATATTGACGTTTCCGTAACGGGACGCCCGGAGTATCCCGCGCAATTGGGCCTTGAAGACCGGCACGTTCTGGAGCGACAGCCGGATGGCCCGGCATCCCAGAAACGGGTTCTTTTCCATGGAAATAACGCCGTCTACCGGGCCTAATTTGTCGCCGCCGATATCCAATGTCCGGATGGTTAATTTCCGGTTTTTCAGCACGGTGGCGATTTTCTTGTATATCTCAAAATGTTCTTTTTCGGACGGCAATAAATAAGAGTCGGAATAGAGCCATTCGGTCCGGAATAATCCGATGCCATCGGCCTTGTATTGCATCACCGTCGCGGTTTCCTCGGGCAATTCGATATTGGCGTAGAGCATTATCTCATGGCCGTCTTTTGTTTTGGTCGGAAGGTTTCTCGTTTCGGAGAGCAGTTTTTTCTCGTAGAAGGCGAAATTCCGCCCGATGACGGAGTATTTTTTAATGGTTTCTTTGTCGGGATTGATAATAATAATGCCGCTGTTGCCGTCGACGATAAGCAAATCGCCCGAGGCGACATCCAGGGTGATGTTATTAAGCGCCACCACTGCCGGGATGCCCATGGCCCGGGCGATGATGGCCGTATGCGAGGTCCGGCCGCCTTTATCCGTGGTGAATCCCTTTATTTTTGACTTGTCGAGCGTCGCGGTCTCGCTGGGCGTCAAATCCTGGCTGACAATGATGACGGGCTCCTTGAGCCGGCTGATGCCGGTAATCTTGTCATGCAACAGGTTGCGGATAATCCTTTTTTCGATGTCGTAGATGTCATTTACCCGACTGCCCCAAAAAGAGTCCGTCTTATCGCTTGAAGTCAGCGCCTTGACGTATTTTTTAAGAACCTTGGAAACGGAATATTCGGCCGTGTAGCGGTCGGTTCTAATGAGGCCGGTAATCTGCGATTTCAGGTAATTATCCTGGAGGATTTTAATATGCGCCTCAATAATCGGGGCGGCTTCCCGGGTAATCTTCCTTTTCAGGTGCTTGACGATGGTTCCCAATTCGGCGATTGAATCGCTGAAGGCCTTTTCCAGTTTCAGTATTTCCTCGGCGGTATCTTCAGACGGAATCTGCCGCATGGGTATGGGGTATTCCGAAGCGTCCAGCAATAACGCCTTGGCGATAACTATGCCCGGCGATACGGCAATCCCCTTCTTGATTTGCATACAGGTTAATCTTCCGAGAATTTGGAGTTTACCAGGGCCTCCAGGGCATCAAGCGCCTTGGCTTCGTCGGCGCCTTCCGCCTTTATGGTTATTTTAGTCCCTTCGCCTGCGGCCAAAGTCAGCAATTCCATAATGCTTTTGGCGTTGACCTCAATTCCATCCTTGATAAATACCACATTCGCCTGGAATTTATTGGACGTCTCTGCAATCTGGGCAGCAGGCCGGACGTGAATACCCGATTTATTGGAAATCCTTACTATTCTCTCCAATTTAGTTCAACACCTCATCAAACTCTTTAAATAAGCCGTAGATCTCGGCAGTGTCTTTGGCATCCCTGAGAAACTTGCAAAAATTAGGCTGTTTAGTCGCCTGGGAAATCCGTCTTAACACCTGGAGATTGGCTTCCGGATCATCCATCGGAGCCAGAATAAGGAAAATAATATGCACCAGCTCGCCGTCAATCGCGTTGAAATCAATGCCGGCCGGAGAACGCCCGAATGCCCCGATAACCGATTTCAAACCCTCTATTTTCACATGCGGAACCGCGATACTGTTGCCGATGCCGGTGCTGCCGATCTTTTCCCGTTTCATCAGCAGGTCCACCACTTCCGCCACTTTTACCTTTTCAGACCGGTGCGCGTTTTTTACGGTTTCCACCAATTCCACAATCGCGCCTTTTTTATCGGCGCTTTTCAACGCCTTGACAATCGATGATTTCGCGATGAAGTCACAAAGTTTCATTTTGTTTATCTTTCTCTAATACCAGTCTTCCGGCTCTAGTCCGCTGTCCTTTTTAAGTGAAGGCGCAGAATGATAATGAGGTTGTTTGGTCTTCTCCTTTAATTTAACCAACTGTTTCTCTATTTTATCAACGATGCTGTTTATGGCCGACATGTGATTATAATCGGATATTTTTGAAACCAGCTTCTTGCCGCGAACCACCGAAACTATCGCTTCTATGACAAACTTGCTCTTGTCGTGGTCCAGGATAACCTCAACATGCTTGATTTGGTCAAAATACCGCTCAAGTAAATCGAATTTGCCCTGAAGATACTCTTTGACATCCTTGGTGATTTTTATATGCCTGGCGGTGATTTTAATATCGCCCATTATTTATTTCCCCACTTCCAACCTTTCCCCAAAATACTGACTCAGGGCATTGGTTTTATTTATCTTCTCTTTGGTAATATTGTAATCGTAAGGTATTCGGTGATAGGTTATTTTATCATTATCCATGGTTACATAACAACTGCGATTATCGCCGTCCCGGGGCTGCCCGACCGACCCGACATTAATAATATACTTCTTATTGCTGCCGAATTCAAACGTATAATTGAAATCCGGCGGCTTCAGGAAGCGGAATTCTTCGGTAATCACACCAGGTTGGTGCGTATGGCCGACAAAGCAGAGCCGCGGGAACATCTCGAAAATCTGCTGCAATTTCCTGGGCGGGCCGCTCCAGGTTTGCTCCGTGTCGCTTTCCAGAATGTATTCGGTGGTTGGGTCGCGCGGCGAACCGTGCACATACAAAATATCCTTGTCCAGATAGGTGGTTGGCAGATTGGCGATAAAATCCCAGCGCCCCTTTGCGCCGCTGGAAGCCAACCAGCCGGGCTTTAATTGTTTCCTGGTCCATTCTATGGCGTCTCTCGCATCCGCCGTAAAACCGATTGCGCCCTGCAACAGCGCCTCATCGTGGTTACCCATCAGCACCAGCTTGCAATTTCTTATCAAATTTATGCATTCCGCCGGATTTGACGAATAGCCGACGATATCGCCCAGGCAGATTATCTCGGTGATGCCCTTCTGCTTAATATCGTTGAGAACGCTGGTCAGCGCTTCCAGGTTCGAGTGAATATCAGATATTAACGCTATCATTATTGTCCTTTTTCAAAGATGCGTTTCAGGTCATCCGGATCTGAAGTATACATCATTGCCGTATCGTAGGTAATCTGCCGGGCTTTATAAAGATCGTGTAACGCCTGGTTCATGGTCTTCATGCCGATTTTCCCGCCGGTTTGGATTGATGAATACACCTGATGGACTTTGCTATCGCGGATATTGGCCCGGATAGCCGGCGTGGCAATCATAATCTCGGACGCCAGCACCCGCCCTTTGCCTTCTGCTTTAGGCAACAGCTGCTGTGAAAAAACCGACTGCAATGTAAATGACAGCTGGGTCCTGACCTGTTGCTGTTGATGGGATGGGAAGATGTCTATGATACGGTTTATGGTCTGGACGCAGTCCGAGGTATGCAGGGTCCCGAATACCAAGTGCCCGGTTTCCGATATGGTCAATGCCGCCTCGGTTGTCTCCAAGTCGCGCATTTCGCCGATCAGAACCACGTCCGGGTCCTGCCTCAAAGCCCTTTTAAGGGCGCTTCCAAAATTATGAGTATCAGTCCCTACTTCCCGGTGATTTACCAGACAGCTCTTGTGTTTATGGAGGAACTCCACCGGGTCTTCGACGGTGAGAATATGCCCCTTGTAAGTGGTGTTGATAAAGTCAATCATGGCCGCCAGGGTCGTGGATTTCCCGCTGCCGGTCGCGCCGGTAATCAATACCAGCCCTTTTAGGGTATTGC from Planctomycetota bacterium includes:
- a CDS encoding PTS sugar transporter subunit IIA, which produces MKLCDFIAKSSIVKALKSADKKGAIVELVETVKNAHRSEKVKVAEVVDLLMKREKIGSTGIGNSIAVPHVKIEGLKSVIGAFGRSPAGIDFNAIDGELVHIIFLILAPMDDPEANLQVLRRISQATKQPNFCKFLRDAKDTAEIYGLFKEFDEVLN
- a CDS encoding HPr family phosphocarrier protein — encoded protein: MERIVRISNKSGIHVRPAAQIAETSNKFQANVVFIKDGIEVNAKSIMELLTLAAGEGTKITIKAEGADEAKALDALEALVNSKFSED
- a CDS encoding type IV pilus twitching motility protein PilT yields the protein MVSLEELLLLLVKKGGSDLHITAGVPPRIRVDGQLANTEHEVMNGDDTQRLIYGLLNTNQISKFEKELELDMSFGIESIGRFRTNVFKQRGAVGAVMRLIPYQIKTFEQLGLPRKTCEELCNTLKGLVLITGATGSGKSTTLAAMIDFINTTYKGHILTVEDPVEFLHKHKSCLVNHREVGTDTHNFGSALKRALRQDPDVVLIGEMRDLETTEAALTISETGHLVFGTLHTSDCVQTINRIIDIFPSHQQQQVRTQLSFTLQSVFSQQLLPKAEGKGRVLASEIMIATPAIRANIRDSKVHQVYSSIQTGGKIGMKTMNQALHDLYKARQITYDTAMMYTSDPDDLKRIFEKGQ
- a CDS encoding metallophosphoesterase — protein: MIALISDIHSNLEALTSVLNDIKQKGITEIICLGDIVGYSSNPAECINLIRNCKLVLMGNHDEALLQGAIGFTADARDAIEWTRKQLKPGWLASSGAKGRWDFIANLPTTYLDKDILYVHGSPRDPTTEYILESDTEQTWSGPPRKLQQIFEMFPRLCFVGHTHQPGVITEEFRFLKPPDFNYTFEFGSNKKYIINVGSVGQPRDGDNRSCYVTMDNDKITYHRIPYDYNITKEKINKTNALSQYFGERLEVGK
- the ptsP gene encoding phosphoenolpyruvate--protein phosphotransferase, with amino-acid sequence MQIKKGIAVSPGIVIAKALLLDASEYPIPMRQIPSEDTAEEILKLEKAFSDSIAELGTIVKHLKRKITREAAPIIEAHIKILQDNYLKSQITGLIRTDRYTAEYSVSKVLKKYVKALTSSDKTDSFWGSRVNDIYDIEKRIIRNLLHDKITGISRLKEPVIIVSQDLTPSETATLDKSKIKGFTTDKGGRTSHTAIIARAMGIPAVVALNNITLDVASGDLLIVDGNSGIIIINPDKETIKKYSVIGRNFAFYEKKLLSETRNLPTKTKDGHEIMLYANIELPEETATVMQYKADGIGLFRTEWLYSDSYLLPSEKEHFEIYKKIATVLKNRKLTIRTLDIGGDKLGPVDGVISMEKNPFLGCRAIRLSLQNVPVFKAQLRGILRASRYGNVNIMFPMVSTIDEIRQAKDILEQVKADLRKRRIPFDENIKVGVMIEIPSAAIMADILMREVDFCSIGTNDLIQYTLAVDRTNEKVGYLYQPSHPAVLRLIKYVIDQGRKHNKPVSMCGEMAGDWIYTVLLLGMGLREFSVSPVVIPEIKKIIRSITLDEAKKIVDNIFAFDSVAEIEKYLKNYTRNIAPQLFE
- the raiA gene encoding ribosome-associated translation inhibitor RaiA, coding for MGDIKITARHIKITKDVKEYLQGKFDLLERYFDQIKHVEVILDHDKSKFVIEAIVSVVRGKKLVSKISDYNHMSAINSIVDKIEKQLVKLKEKTKQPHYHSAPSLKKDSGLEPEDWY